In Tsuneonella amylolytica, one genomic interval encodes:
- a CDS encoding M2 family metallopeptidase — MKFAPVALSALAIALAAPAAAQTAPSAQAEAAPAYPLTAEGAAQFVAAAEKDLFDYTVEASQVNWVNATYITPDTDAMAARINAVGTEKSVKYALEAAKFAALPGLDPDVKRKLDIMRNGIVLPAPTTPGAATELNEIATRLNSQYGKGKGTLNGKEINGSDIEAEMGNLERTPAELAEMWTSWHTNVGAPMKDDYAQMVTIANDGAKELGFADVGAMWRSGYDMSPAEFTAMTERLWNETKPLYQSLHTYVRWKLNEKYGDAVQPKTGPIRADLLGNMWAQEWGNIYPLVAPAGSGDVGYDIGELLTAQGKTPLDMVKIGEGFYSSLGMAPLPQTFWERSMFTKPADREVVCHASAWDIDNKDDIRIKMCTKVNSDDFVTIHHELGHNYYQRAYKDQPFAYLNGANDGFHEAIGDFVALSITPQYLVDIGLLDKAKVPSADKDTGLLLRQAMDKVAFLPFGLLVDKWRWGVFDGSITPATYNQAWVDLKKEYQGIVPPVDRPADAFDPGAKYHIPGNTPYTRYFLARILQFQFYKAACDQAGWKGPLHRCSFYGNKDVGAKLNTMLEMGASKPWPDALKVFTGTSEMSAKPMLEYFAPLKKWLDQQNKGKPGGW, encoded by the coding sequence ATGAAGTTCGCACCCGTCGCGCTTTCGGCGCTCGCCATCGCGCTCGCCGCTCCCGCTGCCGCCCAGACGGCACCTTCGGCGCAGGCCGAAGCGGCCCCGGCCTATCCCCTGACCGCCGAAGGCGCCGCGCAGTTCGTTGCCGCGGCGGAAAAGGACCTGTTCGACTACACCGTAGAGGCGAGCCAGGTGAACTGGGTCAACGCGACCTATATCACCCCGGATACCGACGCGATGGCCGCGCGGATTAACGCGGTGGGAACCGAAAAGAGCGTGAAGTACGCTCTCGAGGCTGCGAAGTTCGCCGCGCTTCCGGGGCTCGATCCCGACGTGAAGCGCAAGCTCGACATCATGCGCAACGGCATCGTCCTGCCCGCGCCGACCACGCCGGGCGCGGCGACCGAGCTCAATGAGATCGCGACCCGCCTCAACAGCCAGTACGGTAAGGGCAAGGGCACACTGAACGGCAAGGAGATCAACGGCTCCGACATCGAGGCCGAGATGGGCAATCTCGAGCGCACGCCCGCCGAACTCGCCGAGATGTGGACGAGCTGGCACACCAACGTCGGCGCGCCGATGAAGGACGACTACGCCCAGATGGTCACGATCGCCAACGACGGCGCCAAGGAACTCGGATTCGCCGACGTCGGCGCGATGTGGCGTTCGGGCTACGACATGAGCCCGGCCGAATTTACCGCGATGACCGAGCGGCTGTGGAACGAGACCAAGCCGCTCTACCAGTCGCTCCACACCTACGTCCGCTGGAAGCTCAACGAGAAGTACGGCGACGCGGTGCAGCCGAAGACCGGCCCGATCCGCGCCGACCTGCTCGGCAACATGTGGGCGCAGGAATGGGGCAACATCTATCCGCTCGTCGCCCCGGCGGGTTCGGGCGATGTCGGCTACGACATCGGCGAGCTGCTGACCGCGCAGGGCAAGACCCCGCTCGACATGGTGAAGATCGGCGAGGGTTTCTATTCCTCGCTCGGCATGGCGCCGCTGCCCCAGACGTTCTGGGAGCGCAGCATGTTCACCAAGCCCGCAGACCGCGAGGTCGTGTGCCACGCATCGGCGTGGGACATCGACAACAAGGACGACATCCGCATCAAGATGTGCACGAAGGTCAATTCCGACGACTTCGTGACCATCCACCACGAACTCGGCCACAACTATTACCAGCGCGCCTACAAGGACCAGCCGTTCGCGTACCTCAACGGGGCCAACGACGGCTTCCACGAGGCGATCGGCGACTTCGTGGCGCTGTCGATCACGCCGCAGTACCTCGTCGATATCGGCTTGCTCGACAAAGCGAAGGTGCCGAGCGCCGACAAGGATACCGGGCTGCTGCTGCGCCAGGCAATGGACAAGGTCGCCTTCCTGCCGTTCGGCCTGCTCGTCGACAAGTGGCGCTGGGGCGTGTTCGACGGCTCTATCACGCCGGCGACGTACAATCAGGCGTGGGTCGACCTGAAAAAGGAGTACCAGGGCATCGTGCCGCCGGTCGACCGCCCGGCCGACGCGTTCGATCCGGGCGCGAAGTACCACATCCCCGGCAACACGCCGTACACCCGGTACTTCCTCGCGCGGATCCTGCAGTTCCAGTTCTACAAGGCGGCGTGCGACCAGGCCGGTTGGAAGGGCCCGCTCCATCGCTGCAGCTTCTACGGCAACAAGGATGTCGGCGCGAAGCTGAACACGATGCTGGAAATGGGCGCGTCGAAGCCGTGGCCCGACGCGCTCAAGGTGTTCACCGGCACCAGCGAGATGAGCGCCAAGCCGATGCTGGAATACTTCGCGCCGCTGAAAAAGTGGCTCGACCAGCAGAACAAGGGCAAGCCGGGCGGTTGGTGA
- a CDS encoding alpha/beta fold hydrolase, which translates to MSEHRTETLEGFDGQRLAVHRMGAGRPVLMLHGLFSEAQTNWIRFGHAEKLIVAGFEAIMPDFRAHGESARPHEPAAYPRDVLVRDTFAIVEQLALTNYDLVGFSLGSRTAARGVIAGLEPRRLVLAGMGLEGLAGWNRRAGFFLDAIDRFDTVKQGDPAFMAVAFMKTQKVDRVAARLLLQSVGDTDPAELERIAMPTMVLCGSEDRDNGDPVALTEALPDGRLETIPGTHMSSVTEGALGDALVAFLSA; encoded by the coding sequence ATGAGCGAACATCGCACCGAAACCCTCGAAGGCTTCGACGGACAGCGGCTGGCCGTTCACCGGATGGGCGCAGGCCGTCCGGTGCTGATGCTGCACGGCCTCTTTTCCGAAGCGCAGACGAACTGGATCCGGTTCGGCCACGCGGAAAAGCTGATTGTGGCGGGGTTCGAGGCAATCATGCCCGATTTTCGTGCGCACGGCGAAAGCGCGCGGCCGCACGAACCCGCCGCCTATCCGCGCGACGTGCTGGTGCGCGATACCTTCGCGATCGTCGAGCAACTGGCCCTGACGAATTACGACCTCGTCGGGTTCTCGCTCGGCTCGCGTACTGCCGCGCGCGGCGTCATCGCGGGACTCGAACCGCGGCGGCTGGTGCTGGCGGGCATGGGTCTGGAGGGCCTAGCCGGATGGAACCGTCGGGCAGGTTTCTTCCTCGACGCGATCGACCGGTTCGACACGGTGAAGCAGGGCGATCCGGCCTTCATGGCGGTCGCCTTCATGAAGACGCAGAAAGTCGACCGGGTTGCGGCGCGGCTGCTGTTGCAGTCGGTCGGCGACACCGACCCTGCCGAGCTCGAGCGGATCGCCATGCCCACGATGGTCCTGTGCGGCAGCGAGGACCGCGACAACGGCGATCCCGTCGCGCTGACCGAGGCGCTGCCCGATGGGCGGCTCGAAACAATCCCCGGCACCCACATGAGCTCGGTCACGGAAGGCGCGCTGGGCGACGCGCTGGTCGCCTTCCTGTCGGCTTGA
- a CDS encoding GFA family protein yields the protein MGKTSKTGGCQCGRVRYTVDVDPAEAYLCHCRMCQRATGGFAAAFVSVAQADVAWDGEPDWYASSPIAERPFCSGCGTPFGFRFREGSKNMDLTVGSFDDPSDFVPKHHFGAEAMHEAWLDTSGLPRIRTDEYDVLVQKWKDARAKPPQ from the coding sequence ATGGGCAAGACTTCCAAGACCGGCGGCTGCCAGTGTGGCCGGGTACGCTACACCGTCGATGTCGATCCGGCCGAGGCGTATCTCTGCCATTGCCGGATGTGCCAGCGCGCTACCGGCGGTTTCGCGGCGGCATTCGTCAGCGTCGCGCAGGCCGATGTGGCGTGGGACGGAGAACCCGACTGGTACGCCAGTTCGCCCATCGCCGAGCGGCCGTTCTGTTCGGGCTGCGGAACTCCGTTCGGTTTCCGGTTCAGGGAGGGGTCAAAGAACATGGACCTCACCGTGGGCAGCTTCGACGATCCATCGGACTTCGTGCCCAAGCATCACTTCGGAGCGGAAGCGATGCACGAAGCCTGGCTCGACACCTCCGGCCTGCCGCGCATCAGAACGGACGAGTACGACGTGCTGGTCCAGAAATGGAAAGACGCCCGGGCGAAGCCCCCGCAATGA
- a CDS encoding aspartate-semialdehyde dehydrogenase produces MRKFAALAALALAACQQPAAERDAPARAATSTAAPSQTPATSAPPRAASTVAPSQVRHAIVDARGLAIGRNPGTATYFAFGTPRAAVEKAGDAWLGKGERSANGECGAGPMEFTRYGELTLNYLDKRLTGWFLKAEPQAVTSDGIRPGARLRDLRITRSVSIEEGSTLDGEFEYLAADGHPIRGFLKGEGRDRTVESLYAGTNCFFR; encoded by the coding sequence ATGCGCAAGTTCGCCGCGCTGGCGGCGCTGGCGCTCGCGGCCTGCCAGCAGCCGGCGGCAGAGCGCGATGCGCCCGCGCGGGCCGCGACCTCGACAGCCGCCCCTTCTCAGACGCCGGCAACCTCGGCGCCTCCCCGAGCGGCCTCCACCGTGGCGCCGTCGCAAGTGCGGCACGCGATCGTCGACGCGCGCGGGCTGGCGATCGGCCGCAACCCCGGCACCGCGACTTATTTCGCCTTCGGCACGCCGCGCGCAGCAGTGGAGAAGGCCGGCGATGCGTGGCTCGGCAAGGGCGAGCGCAGCGCGAACGGCGAATGCGGGGCCGGACCGATGGAGTTCACCCGATACGGCGAGCTTACCCTTAATTATCTCGACAAGCGGCTTACGGGCTGGTTCCTGAAAGCCGAGCCGCAAGCCGTGACGAGCGACGGCATCCGTCCCGGCGCACGGCTGCGCGACCTTCGAATAACGCGCAGCGTCTCAATCGAAGAAGGCAGCACGCTGGACGGCGAGTTCGAATACCTCGCCGCCGACGGCCATCCGATCCGGGGTTTCCTCAAGGGGGAGGGGCGCGACAGGACTGTCGAAAGCCTCTATGCCGGCACGAACTGCTTCTTCCGCTAG
- a CDS encoding aspartate-semialdehyde dehydrogenase, which translates to MGYRVAVVGATGNVGREMLAVLAEREFPCDEIAAVASSRSQGTEIEFGDTGRMLKCKNIEHFDWASWDIALFAAGSGPAREYAPKAAAAGCVVIDNSSLYRMDPDVPLIVPEVNPDAIDGYAKKNIIANPNCSTAQMVVALKPLHEAAGIKRVVVSTYQSTSGAGKAGMDELFQQSRAIFVGDQVESQKFTKQIAFNVIPHIDSFLDDGSTKEEWKMVVETKKILDPRIKVTATCVRVPVFVGHSEAINLEFEREISAEQAQEILREAPGVMLIDKREDGGYVTPVECVGDGATFVSRVREDPTVENGLNIWCVSDNLRKGAALNAVQIAELLGRRCLKKG; encoded by the coding sequence GTGGGATACCGGGTGGCGGTGGTCGGTGCGACCGGGAACGTCGGACGCGAGATGCTGGCGGTTCTCGCCGAGCGCGAGTTCCCGTGCGACGAGATCGCCGCGGTCGCCAGCAGCCGTTCCCAGGGCACCGAGATCGAGTTCGGCGACACCGGCCGCATGCTCAAGTGCAAAAACATCGAGCATTTCGACTGGGCAAGCTGGGACATCGCGCTGTTCGCGGCCGGCAGCGGTCCGGCCAGGGAATACGCGCCCAAGGCCGCCGCGGCAGGCTGCGTCGTCATCGACAACAGCTCGCTCTACCGCATGGACCCCGACGTTCCCCTGATCGTGCCCGAAGTGAACCCCGACGCGATCGATGGGTATGCGAAGAAGAATATCATCGCCAACCCCAACTGCTCGACCGCGCAGATGGTCGTTGCGCTGAAGCCGCTGCACGAGGCGGCGGGTATCAAGCGCGTGGTCGTCAGCACCTATCAGTCGACCTCGGGAGCGGGGAAGGCGGGCATGGACGAACTGTTCCAGCAGAGCCGCGCGATCTTCGTCGGCGACCAGGTCGAAAGCCAAAAGTTCACCAAGCAGATCGCGTTCAACGTGATCCCGCACATCGACAGCTTCCTCGACGACGGATCGACCAAGGAAGAATGGAAGATGGTGGTCGAGACCAAGAAGATCCTCGACCCCAGGATCAAGGTCACCGCGACGTGTGTGCGGGTACCGGTGTTCGTCGGCCATTCGGAAGCGATCAACCTCGAATTCGAGCGCGAGATTTCGGCGGAGCAGGCGCAGGAAATCCTGCGCGAGGCGCCCGGCGTGATGCTGATCGACAAGCGCGAGGACGGCGGATACGTCACCCCGGTGGAGTGCGTCGGCGACGGAGCGACCTTCGTGTCCCGCGTGCGCGAGGATCCGACGGTGGAGAACGGCCTCAACATCTGGTGCGTCAGCGACAACCTGCGGAAAGGCGCCGCGCTCAACGCGGTGCAGATCGCCGAACTGCTCGGGCGGCGCTGTCTTAAGAAGGGCTGA
- a CDS encoding S9 family peptidase, which translates to MRATLLAATAAALALTSPAAQAQETPLVSANPTVPTAAGDLTFERVFASPSLDGGAPRGVKPSPDGRYLTVLRNRADDRERYDLWAFDRESGQWSMLVDSLKLGTGAELSEAEKMQRERQRIGSLKGIVAYDWAKDGKAILVPLDGALYLARLDGSVTKLDAGKDPLNPALSETGRYLSFVRDGRLYAGPADGAPVAISPPETSDLVHWGEAEFVAQEELDRSTGYWWSPDDRRIAVARVDETPVGVVTRAAIGAEGTKTYDQRYPAAGTPNADVSLFLMDADGANRVPVDLGADKDIYLARVDWAKDGRTLYVQRLDRLQTKLDMLAVDPATGKSRILFTEKAAAGHWINLTDNYKWLDDGSLVWWSERSGFGHLYRFANGKWQQLTSGDWAVTGLSGVDQKTGRVVFTGTKDDVLAPQIYALDLKAPSKIARLSDPAFANSARMDEAGRSLIVGRSNPGQPAQSYLADTAGKRLAWINENALDDSHPYAPFLASHREPRFGTINGPDGSKLYWKMTTPPLEPGKRYPVFFEHYGGPHSQTVSRGWGGALEQAIVDAGYIVFEIDNRGSANRGVEFEKQIYRAMGTVEVADQKAGAEFLKTLDFVDPARIATYGWSYGGYMTLKMLEADQGLYAAGIAGAPVTKWELYDTAYTERYMGLPTGEGAKVYETSDAMRDAEKIVDPLLLIHGLSDDNVVFENSSAFIAKMQGSNTPFEMMLYPGYTHRVSGPKISPHVWHSILNFLVRNGVPGGGR; encoded by the coding sequence ATGAGAGCCACCCTGCTCGCCGCCACCGCTGCGGCACTCGCCCTGACATCGCCCGCCGCCCAGGCCCAGGAGACCCCGCTCGTGAGCGCGAACCCGACCGTTCCGACCGCCGCCGGCGACCTGACCTTCGAGCGTGTGTTCGCCAGCCCCTCGCTCGACGGCGGTGCGCCGCGCGGGGTCAAGCCGTCGCCAGACGGCCGCTACCTCACGGTCCTGCGGAACCGCGCCGACGACCGCGAGCGCTACGACTTGTGGGCGTTCGACCGCGAAAGCGGCCAGTGGTCGATGCTGGTGGATTCGCTCAAGCTCGGTACCGGCGCGGAGCTGTCGGAAGCCGAAAAGATGCAGCGCGAACGCCAGCGGATCGGCAGCCTGAAGGGCATCGTCGCCTACGACTGGGCGAAGGACGGCAAGGCGATCCTCGTGCCGCTCGACGGCGCGCTCTATCTCGCGCGTCTCGACGGGTCGGTGACCAAGCTCGATGCCGGCAAGGATCCGCTCAACCCGGCGCTCAGCGAGACGGGGCGATACCTGTCGTTCGTGCGCGACGGGCGCCTGTATGCCGGACCGGCCGACGGCGCGCCGGTGGCGATCTCGCCGCCCGAGACAAGCGACCTCGTCCACTGGGGCGAAGCCGAGTTCGTAGCGCAGGAAGAGCTCGACCGTTCCACCGGATACTGGTGGTCGCCGGACGACCGCCGTATCGCTGTCGCGCGCGTGGACGAGACGCCGGTGGGCGTCGTCACCCGCGCGGCGATCGGTGCGGAAGGCACCAAGACCTACGACCAGCGCTATCCCGCGGCCGGCACGCCCAATGCCGACGTCTCGCTGTTCCTCATGGACGCGGACGGGGCGAACCGCGTTCCGGTCGACCTCGGCGCGGACAAGGACATCTACCTCGCGCGGGTGGATTGGGCCAAGGACGGCCGCACGCTCTACGTCCAGCGTCTCGACCGGCTGCAGACGAAGCTCGACATGCTGGCGGTCGATCCGGCCACCGGCAAGAGCCGGATCCTGTTCACCGAAAAGGCCGCAGCCGGACACTGGATCAACCTCACCGACAACTACAAATGGCTCGACGACGGCAGCCTCGTCTGGTGGTCGGAACGCAGCGGCTTCGGCCATCTCTATCGCTTCGCGAACGGCAAGTGGCAGCAACTGACCAGCGGCGACTGGGCTGTGACCGGGCTGTCGGGCGTCGACCAGAAGACGGGCCGCGTCGTGTTCACCGGTACGAAGGACGATGTCCTCGCGCCGCAAATCTACGCACTCGATCTCAAGGCACCGTCGAAGATCGCGCGGCTCAGCGATCCGGCTTTCGCCAACAGCGCCCGGATGGACGAGGCGGGCCGCTCGCTGATCGTCGGCCGGTCGAACCCGGGGCAGCCGGCGCAGAGCTATCTCGCCGACACCGCGGGCAAGCGACTGGCATGGATCAACGAGAACGCGCTGGACGACAGTCACCCCTATGCGCCGTTCCTAGCCAGCCATCGCGAACCGCGGTTCGGCACGATCAACGGGCCGGACGGCAGCAAGCTCTACTGGAAGATGACGACCCCTCCGCTGGAGCCGGGCAAGCGCTACCCAGTCTTCTTCGAGCACTACGGCGGGCCGCATTCGCAGACGGTCTCGCGGGGCTGGGGCGGGGCGCTGGAACAGGCGATCGTCGACGCGGGCTACATTGTGTTCGAGATCGACAATCGCGGCAGCGCCAACCGCGGGGTGGAGTTCGAGAAGCAAATCTACCGCGCGATGGGCACCGTCGAGGTTGCCGACCAGAAGGCGGGGGCCGAATTCCTGAAGACGCTCGACTTCGTCGATCCGGCCCGCATCGCCACCTACGGCTGGTCGTACGGCGGCTACATGACGCTCAAGATGCTGGAGGCCGACCAGGGGCTTTACGCCGCCGGTATCGCCGGGGCGCCGGTGACGAAGTGGGAGCTTTACGACACCGCCTATACCGAACGGTACATGGGTCTTCCCACTGGCGAGGGGGCGAAGGTCTACGAGACGTCCGATGCTATGCGGGATGCGGAAAAGATCGTCGATCCGCTCCTGCTGATCCACGGGCTTAGCGACGACAACGTCGTGTTCGAGAACTCCAGCGCCTTCATCGCGAAGATGCAGGGCAGCAATACCCCGTTCGAGATGATGCTGTATCCCGGATACACCCACCGCGTCTCGGGCCCCAAGATCAGCCCGCACGTCTGGCATTCGATCCTGAACTTCTTGGTCCGCAACGGCGTGCCCGGCGGCGGACGTTGA
- the rplS gene encoding 50S ribosomal protein L19 gives MNLIQQLEAEAIENLGKDIPEFRAGDTLRVGVRVVEGTRTRTQNFEGVCIARSNRGINSNFTVRKMSFGEGVERVFPLFSPNIESVTVVRRGVVRRAKLYYLRGRTGKRARIAERKQVVGKES, from the coding sequence GTGAACCTGATCCAGCAGCTCGAGGCGGAAGCCATCGAGAACCTTGGCAAGGACATCCCCGAATTCCGGGCCGGCGACACCCTGCGTGTCGGCGTGCGCGTCGTCGAGGGCACCCGCACCCGTACCCAGAACTTCGAGGGCGTGTGCATCGCGCGTTCGAACCGGGGCATCAACAGCAATTTCACCGTGCGCAAGATGAGCTTCGGCGAGGGCGTGGAACGCGTCTTCCCGCTCTTTTCGCCGAATATCGAGAGCGTGACCGTAGTCCGCCGCGGTGTCGTGCGCCGTGCGAAGCTCTACTACCTGCGCGGCCGCACCGGCAAGCGCGCCCGCATCGCCGAGCGCAAGCAGGTGGTCGGCAAGGAGAGCTGA
- the trmD gene encoding tRNA (guanosine(37)-N1)-methyltransferase TrmD codes for MTFAATVITLYPEMFPGPLGVSLAGRALERGDWNLQTVQLRDFATDRHRTVDDTPAGGGAGMVLKADVLAAAVDSVGSDRPVLAMTPRGRPLDQARVRSLAAGPGVAILCGRFEGFDERLFEARPHIEQVSLGDIVLSGGEPAALALLDACIRLLPGVMGAPLSGAEESFEDGLLEYPQFTRPQEWEGRTIPEVLRSGDHAKIAAWRKARSEHDTRLRRPDLWERHSGARVQPASGARHETKETDQ; via the coding sequence ATGACCTTCGCCGCTACCGTCATAACGCTCTATCCCGAGATGTTTCCCGGACCGCTCGGCGTTTCGCTTGCGGGACGGGCGCTGGAACGCGGCGACTGGAACCTGCAAACGGTGCAACTGCGGGATTTCGCGACAGACAGGCACCGTACGGTCGACGACACCCCGGCGGGCGGCGGGGCGGGCATGGTGCTCAAAGCCGACGTGCTGGCCGCCGCGGTCGACAGCGTGGGCAGCGACCGGCCCGTGCTGGCGATGACGCCGCGGGGCAGGCCGCTCGATCAGGCGCGCGTGCGTTCGCTGGCCGCCGGCCCCGGGGTGGCGATCCTGTGCGGACGGTTCGAAGGGTTCGACGAGCGCCTGTTCGAGGCGCGTCCGCACATCGAACAGGTGAGCCTCGGCGACATCGTCCTGTCGGGCGGAGAGCCTGCCGCGCTCGCCCTGCTGGATGCTTGCATTCGCCTGCTTCCCGGCGTAATGGGCGCCCCGCTCAGCGGAGCCGAGGAGTCGTTCGAGGACGGCCTGCTCGAATATCCGCAGTTCACCCGACCTCAGGAATGGGAAGGGCGCACGATCCCCGAAGTGCTGCGATCGGGGGATCATGCGAAGATCGCGGCGTGGCGCAAGGCACGCAGCGAACACGATACACGGCTACGCAGGCCGGATCTTTGGGAGCGTCATAGTGGCGCTCGGGTCCAGCCTGCCTCTGGTGCGCGGCACGAAACGAAGGAAACGGACCAGTGA
- a CDS encoding NAD(P)/FAD-dependent oxidoreductase, whose translation MSDTEVGAPDDCIIIGAGPAGLTAAIYLARYHLSIRLFDSGESRAAWIPTSHNHAGYPEGINGKDLLDRMYRQARQYGAVREEKTVTHLAKTGDCFTVGTDSGTYIARSVLIATGVVNRRPDSLPEDVHDAALAAGLLRYCPVCDGYEVTDKRVAVVGTGDHGTAEALFLRGYTSDLTLVSPHGDHDLDDECSAKLDDAGIVRVAGPCGEWTIDGERLAFATAEGRMAFDSVYPALGSHVRSELAELAGARTTDVGCIVTDDHLETSVPGLFAAGDVVLGLDQISHAMGQAGVAATTIRNHLAKERPLRR comes from the coding sequence ATGAGCGACACCGAAGTCGGCGCGCCCGACGACTGCATCATCATCGGCGCGGGGCCTGCGGGCCTGACCGCCGCGATCTACCTTGCGCGCTATCACCTTTCGATCCGGCTTTTCGACAGCGGGGAGAGCCGGGCCGCGTGGATCCCGACCAGCCACAACCATGCCGGCTATCCCGAGGGGATCAACGGCAAGGACCTGCTCGACCGCATGTACCGCCAGGCGCGCCAATACGGCGCGGTACGGGAGGAAAAGACCGTCACGCACCTCGCCAAGACGGGCGATTGCTTCACGGTGGGCACCGACAGTGGCACCTACATCGCGCGCAGTGTGCTGATCGCAACCGGCGTCGTAAATCGCCGCCCGGACTCGCTGCCAGAAGACGTGCACGACGCAGCGCTTGCCGCCGGACTGCTTCGCTATTGCCCCGTGTGCGACGGGTACGAGGTGACCGACAAGCGCGTGGCCGTTGTCGGCACCGGCGACCACGGCACGGCCGAAGCGCTGTTCCTGCGCGGCTATACTTCCGACCTGACGCTGGTCAGCCCGCACGGCGATCATGACCTCGACGACGAATGCTCGGCCAAGCTGGACGACGCCGGCATCGTCCGCGTCGCCGGGCCCTGCGGGGAATGGACGATCGACGGCGAACGCCTCGCCTTCGCAACCGCCGAGGGGCGGATGGCGTTCGACAGCGTCTATCCCGCCCTGGGCAGTCACGTGCGATCCGAACTGGCGGAACTTGCCGGCGCGCGAACGACCGATGTCGGGTGTATCGTCACCGACGACCACCTCGAAACCAGCGTCCCAGGCCTGTTTGCGGCGGGCGACGTCGTGCTGGGGCTCGACCAGATCAGCCATGCGATGGGGCAGGCGGGCGTCGCGGCGACGACGATCCGCAACCATCTGGCGAAGGAACGCCCCCTCAGACGATAG
- the rimM gene encoding ribosome maturation factor RimM (Essential for efficient processing of 16S rRNA) codes for MDKPVTLAAVAAAHGVTGEVRLKLFGDGVDALARYDSFNDGALTLKKIREDGKGGAIARFAEVPDRTGAEKLRGTALTVPRSAMPALEEGEYYHADLIGLAAVSPQGDALGTIVAVVNFGAGDVLEIELPDGKRAMVPMSAEAVPEWDRTRALVDPAFIV; via the coding sequence ATGGACAAGCCCGTCACCCTGGCCGCCGTCGCGGCTGCCCACGGGGTGACGGGCGAAGTCCGCCTGAAGCTGTTCGGCGACGGCGTCGATGCGCTGGCCCGCTACGACAGCTTCAACGATGGCGCATTGACGCTAAAGAAGATCCGCGAGGACGGGAAGGGCGGCGCGATCGCGCGGTTCGCCGAAGTTCCCGATCGCACCGGCGCGGAGAAATTGCGCGGCACCGCACTCACCGTCCCGCGCTCGGCAATGCCGGCGCTGGAGGAAGGCGAGTACTATCACGCCGACCTGATCGGCCTCGCCGCGGTATCGCCGCAAGGTGACGCGCTCGGCACGATCGTCGCCGTCGTCAACTTCGGCGCGGGCGACGTGCTCGAAATCGAGCTGCCGGACGGCAAGCGCGCGATGGTGCCGATGTCTGCCGAGGCGGTCCCCGAATGGGATCGGACTCGCGCGCTCGTCGATCCCGCGTTTATCGTCTGA
- the rpsP gene encoding 30S ribosomal protein S16 — protein MAVAIRLSRGGAKKRPYYRIVVADSRSGRDGKYLEQIGTYNPLLAKDDENRVKIDGDRAKHWLSVGAQPSDRVARFLDAAGVRERAARNNPKKGEPGENAKARAEERAEKEEAAKAAAAEAAAAAEPEVEETSAENDATGSVKTEETAEAVSDAVADETPADATAEDAAAMAEEANEGGPVAGGEPATDAPAQEEATEDKAEG, from the coding sequence ATGGCAGTTGCAATTCGTCTGTCGCGCGGTGGCGCGAAGAAGCGTCCGTATTACCGCATCGTGGTCGCCGACAGCCGCTCGGGCCGCGACGGCAAGTACCTCGAGCAGATCGGGACCTACAACCCGCTGCTCGCCAAGGACGACGAGAACCGCGTGAAGATCGACGGGGATCGCGCCAAGCATTGGCTTTCGGTCGGCGCGCAGCCGTCGGACCGCGTTGCCCGTTTCCTCGACGCCGCCGGCGTTCGCGAGCGTGCGGCCCGCAACAACCCCAAGAAGGGTGAGCCGGGCGAGAACGCGAAGGCCCGCGCCGAAGAGCGTGCCGAGAAGGAAGAGGCCGCCAAGGCCGCTGCCGCCGAGGCCGCTGCTGCCGCCGAGCCCGAGGTCGAGGAAACCTCGGCCGAGAACGACGCGACCGGTTCGGTGAAGACTGAAGAGACTGCAGAGGCCGTGTCCGACGCCGTTGCCGACGAAACCCCCGCCGATGCGACCGCCGAAGACGCCGCCGCGATGGCCGAGGAAGCCAACGAAGGCGGTCCGGTTGCGGGCGGCGAACCGGCGACCGACGCCCCGGCGCAGGAAGAAGCGACCGAAGACAAGGCCGAAGGCTGA